The following are encoded in a window of Natrononativus amylolyticus genomic DNA:
- a CDS encoding AI-2E family transporter: MDTDRTLGRRLLVGAIVAALFLLVAYVAFSFLAVIVFAIFLYYAVRPIYRSLERFGLPNRVRAGLALVLFGVPFIVLVAYTLVIIALETQALLEAYDVHAQFLEGVLAEIDVTAIDLEEIQELLAEAATQASIGVMLVSLAGMINLVGGAFVQLLILIVLTYYMLIDGPRLVSWLLSTYDESGVLRSYARAVDPELSMTLFGNIVNVFVTAIVGVITFYTYNAFAPAPVEVPFPALIGALAGVGSLIPVVGIKLVYVPVTILLAVNAWLSGDLSLLVPVAVLAGVSAVVVDFIPDFFIRAHISGEQTHTGMLLVSYIVGPAVFGFYGLFLAPILLILVINAVHVLVPYALNGNPPGTRQARLEEYESPLESLTAEPSASEDPD, from the coding sequence ATGGATACCGACCGCACACTCGGCCGTCGCCTCCTCGTCGGTGCGATCGTCGCCGCGCTCTTCCTGCTGGTCGCCTACGTCGCGTTCTCCTTTCTCGCCGTGATCGTCTTCGCGATCTTTCTGTACTACGCGGTTCGACCGATCTACCGCTCGCTCGAGCGCTTCGGCCTCCCGAATCGAGTGCGGGCGGGACTCGCGCTCGTCCTGTTCGGCGTCCCGTTCATCGTCCTCGTGGCCTACACGCTCGTGATCATCGCCCTCGAGACCCAGGCGCTTCTCGAGGCCTACGACGTCCACGCCCAGTTCCTCGAGGGCGTCCTCGCCGAAATCGACGTCACCGCCATCGACCTCGAGGAGATCCAGGAACTCCTGGCCGAGGCGGCGACCCAGGCCTCCATCGGCGTAATGTTGGTGAGCCTCGCGGGGATGATCAACCTCGTGGGGGGCGCGTTCGTTCAGTTGCTCATCCTGATCGTCCTGACCTACTACATGCTGATCGACGGGCCGCGACTCGTCTCCTGGCTGCTGTCGACGTACGACGAGTCGGGCGTGTTGCGATCCTACGCCCGCGCGGTGGACCCGGAGCTCTCGATGACGCTGTTCGGCAACATCGTGAACGTGTTCGTGACGGCGATCGTCGGGGTCATCACGTTCTACACGTACAACGCCTTCGCGCCGGCGCCCGTGGAGGTGCCGTTCCCGGCGCTGATCGGCGCGCTCGCCGGTGTCGGGAGCCTGATCCCGGTCGTCGGCATCAAGCTGGTGTACGTCCCGGTAACGATCCTGCTCGCGGTCAACGCCTGGCTGTCCGGGGATCTCTCCCTGCTCGTCCCCGTCGCCGTGCTGGCCGGCGTGAGCGCCGTCGTCGTCGATTTCATTCCCGACTTCTTCATCCGGGCGCACATCAGCGGCGAGCAGACCCACACCGGGATGTTGCTCGTCTCCTACATCGTCGGCCCGGCCGTCTTCGGCTTTTACGGACTGTTTCTCGCGCCGATCCTGCTCATCCTCGTCATCAACGCCGTTCACGTCCTCGTCCCTTACGCGCTCAACGGCAATCCACCGGGAACCCGACAGGCGAGACTCGAGGAGTACGAATCACCACTCGAGTCGCTCACAGCCGAGCCGTCGGCGAGCGAGGATCCGGACTGA
- a CDS encoding sulfite oxidase yields the protein MGIEQPRASRHDEIDAIVESKAGGVTPTRDDADKYTVVGATSRRTFSNWLTPIEEHFVCHRNDMPAIDADSWTVSLTGEFEGALSMAAIKHEYPTVAVAHTMECAGNGRGQHRPETGSVQWGFEAAGTAFWTGTPVSTILRDHDVDAAAGRWLTAVGGDPSDGDDVFARSIPLSKALDDCILAYEMNGQPLPREHGYPVRLLVPGWYGVNSVKWLEELRVMDSMVVEGALERPGTHADWQQRAYRIHPRGTEPEVHETVETGDTWEQLEGAVDSPYTFDSNVMSVIGSPDGESPVARSESVVEVRGVAWAGDDEVERIEVSTDGGAQWHDAELYGPSYAGAWRLFRYDWRAQPGTHTLVSRATDELGRRQPARISDPDDWREALETDAFPWNEGGYAANAYEPNRVEVVVRSE from the coding sequence ATGGGCATTGAGCAGCCGCGGGCGAGTCGACACGACGAGATCGACGCGATAGTGGAGTCGAAGGCGGGCGGCGTGACACCGACGCGCGACGACGCCGACAAGTACACGGTCGTCGGGGCGACCAGCCGTCGCACCTTTTCGAACTGGCTGACGCCGATCGAGGAACACTTCGTCTGCCACCGAAACGACATGCCGGCGATCGACGCCGATTCGTGGACGGTATCGCTCACCGGAGAGTTCGAGGGAGCGCTCTCGATGGCCGCGATCAAACACGAGTACCCCACCGTCGCCGTCGCGCACACGATGGAGTGTGCCGGTAACGGACGGGGCCAGCACCGTCCCGAGACGGGCAGCGTCCAGTGGGGGTTCGAGGCCGCCGGCACCGCCTTCTGGACGGGAACGCCCGTGAGCACGATCCTCCGCGACCACGACGTCGACGCCGCGGCCGGGCGCTGGCTGACCGCGGTCGGCGGGGACCCCTCCGACGGCGACGACGTGTTCGCCCGGTCGATCCCCCTCTCGAAGGCCCTCGACGACTGCATCCTGGCCTACGAGATGAACGGGCAGCCGCTCCCGCGCGAACACGGCTACCCCGTTCGGCTGCTCGTCCCCGGCTGGTACGGCGTCAACAGCGTGAAGTGGCTCGAGGAGCTTCGAGTCATGGATTCGATGGTCGTCGAGGGCGCACTCGAGCGCCCCGGAACCCACGCCGACTGGCAGCAGCGGGCGTATCGCATCCACCCCCGTGGCACCGAGCCAGAGGTCCACGAGACGGTCGAGACGGGCGACACCTGGGAGCAACTCGAGGGCGCCGTCGACTCGCCGTACACGTTCGACTCGAACGTGATGTCCGTGATCGGATCGCCCGACGGCGAGTCGCCGGTCGCACGCTCCGAGAGCGTCGTCGAAGTCCGCGGCGTCGCCTGGGCGGGCGACGACGAGGTCGAGCGCATCGAGGTGTCTACGGACGGCGGAGCGCAGTGGCACGACGCGGAGCTGTACGGCCCGTCGTACGCCGGCGCGTGGCGACTGTTCCGATACGACTGGCGGGCGCAACCGGGCACACACACGCTAGTTTCGCGGGCGACCGACGAACTGGGTCGCCGTCAACCGGCGCGGATATCCGACCCCGACGACTGGCGCGAGGCGCTCGAAACGGACGCGTTCCCGTGGAACGAGGGCGGATACGCCGCGAACGCGTACGAACCCAACCGGGTGGAGGTCGTCGTCCGATCGGAGTAA
- a CDS encoding UPF0058 family protein has translation MDSQELIHLHALLHEVREQLEADHEIPADTFEPYEKQPVRPLHVHRRKDAHQRAVFHLLEGIRAVIQPSPTAVRPAT, from the coding sequence ATGGACAGTCAGGAACTCATTCACCTCCACGCGCTGTTACACGAGGTGCGCGAACAGCTCGAGGCGGACCACGAGATCCCGGCCGATACGTTCGAACCCTACGAGAAACAGCCGGTTCGACCGCTGCACGTTCACCGCAGAAAGGACGCGCATCAACGGGCGGTCTTTCACTTGCTCGAGGGCATCCGCGCGGTGATCCAGCCCTCGCCGACCGCCGTCCGACCGGCGACGTGA
- a CDS encoding PAS domain S-box protein, with product MSPTNEPPSEGERRRAFDSLAAASSDGIIMLDASSVIQYANPAVERILGYTPEELTNSSKMTIIPERLRHVHAEALQRYLETGEKHIDWTYVELPGLHKDGHEVPLGISLNDFEHEGDRYFVGTFRDISKRKAIERELERQNEQLDRFASLLAHELRNPLSVATASLATLDRESDETIEQVATALERMDEIIEVLLVLARDRDTVNGAEPVELAAAATAVWETVDADRRTLEVVSTCAIRVNPVHLEHVLENLFRNAITHNEGRVTVRVGALDDGFYVEDTGVGIDECDRPTVLEAGYTTRERGMGLGLAFVSQLAETYGWTLTLTESREGGARLEFSSVETVGG from the coding sequence ATGAGTCCCACCAACGAGCCCCCGAGCGAGGGTGAACGCCGCCGCGCCTTCGACTCGCTCGCAGCGGCGTCCTCCGACGGCATCATCATGCTCGACGCCTCGAGCGTCATCCAGTACGCGAATCCGGCCGTCGAGCGCATTCTCGGGTACACGCCGGAGGAACTCACGAACAGTTCGAAGATGACCATCATCCCCGAGCGGCTCCGGCACGTCCACGCCGAGGCGCTCCAGCGGTACCTCGAGACGGGGGAGAAACACATCGACTGGACGTACGTCGAACTACCGGGGCTGCACAAAGACGGCCACGAGGTCCCGCTCGGCATCTCGCTTAACGACTTCGAACACGAGGGCGATCGCTACTTCGTCGGCACCTTCCGCGACATCTCGAAGCGCAAGGCGATCGAACGGGAACTCGAGCGACAGAACGAACAGCTCGATCGGTTTGCCAGCCTGCTCGCCCACGAGCTTCGCAACCCGCTCTCGGTCGCAACCGCCTCGCTGGCGACGCTGGACCGTGAGAGCGACGAGACGATCGAGCAGGTCGCGACCGCGCTCGAGCGGATGGACGAGATCATCGAAGTCCTGCTGGTGCTCGCTCGCGATCGGGATACCGTCAACGGGGCGGAGCCGGTCGAATTGGCCGCTGCCGCCACCGCCGTCTGGGAGACCGTCGACGCCGACCGGAGGACCCTCGAGGTCGTGTCGACGTGTGCGATCCGCGTCAACCCGGTTCACCTCGAGCACGTCCTCGAGAACCTGTTTCGGAACGCGATCACACACAACGAGGGGCGGGTTACCGTCCGCGTCGGCGCGCTCGACGACGGGTTCTACGTCGAAGACACGGGTGTCGGAATCGACGAATGCGACCGACCGACCGTTCTGGAGGCCGGCTACACCACCCGTGAGCGAGGGATGGGTCTGGGGCTGGCGTTCGTCTCACAGCTCGCCGAAACCTACGGCTGGACGCTCACGCTCACCGAGAGTCGGGAGGGGGGAGCCAGACTCGAGTTCTCGAGCGTCGAAACCGTCGGGGGATGA
- a CDS encoding heavy metal translocating P-type ATPase, with the protein MTSSHPTDRTCTLCDLPVENSGVVADGEAFCCVGCREVYDVLGDVDDVTAEDVRQARDASEDKRVCPPDHETTFLEVDGMYCATCEAFIESVASATDGVSNASSSYVTDTARIDHDPDRVTADDLKEVISKLGYSAYDRDDTFRRRQADNWEMGRIAVGVLMGMMVMFQYIVIIYPTYFGGLFYDERTTEFFTQALSSAIATPFYIGIGVLTTIVLAVTGKPILQGAYVSVRTRSPNMDLLVTIAAGSAWLYSTLSIIVGGDHIYYDVTVAIIVIVTVGSYYESSLKRAATERLSDLTTVQVDEARRLLEGGDTEDVSVEELAPGDRLLVRAGERIPIDGRIVDGEAAIDEAVVTGESLPTTKSAGDDVVGGSLVSDGAITVRVSTDATSTLDRITELVWDFQSGAHGIQKLADRLATIFVPLVLVLATVVTALYLVFGASLSVALLVGLTVLIVSCPCALGLATPLAVAAGIRDALERSIVVFDDSVFERIRTADTVVFDKTGTLTTGDMAVVDADLDADLLEKAAVLEGRSAHPIGTAIAAEGRTDGDESAAVTDGGEGALADPDSAAGDDRIERFESHRNGVSGVVDGLELLVGHPNLFDDRGWTVPVEISRRVHAERDAGQVPVVVGADGAAAGVVVVGDRLRDGWDETLSAISESGTEVIVLTGDDARATTKIREHPSVDRVFAGVPPEGKAETVERLKRTGQTIMVGDGTNDAPALAAADLGIALGGGTAMAVDAADVALVDDDLGSVATVFELARATDRRIKTNIGWAFCYNGIAIPLAITGLLNPLFAALAMGASSILVVTNSSRALLDE; encoded by the coding sequence ATGACGTCCTCTCATCCCACCGACCGAACCTGCACGCTCTGTGACCTGCCCGTCGAGAACAGCGGCGTCGTCGCCGACGGCGAGGCGTTCTGCTGTGTCGGCTGTCGGGAGGTGTACGACGTCCTCGGCGACGTCGACGACGTGACGGCCGAAGACGTCCGGCAGGCCAGGGACGCTTCCGAGGACAAGCGGGTCTGCCCGCCGGATCACGAGACGACGTTCCTCGAGGTCGACGGGATGTACTGTGCGACCTGCGAGGCGTTCATCGAGTCGGTGGCGAGCGCGACCGACGGCGTCAGCAACGCGAGTTCGAGCTACGTCACCGACACGGCTCGGATCGACCACGATCCCGACCGCGTCACCGCAGACGACCTGAAGGAGGTCATCAGCAAACTGGGGTACTCCGCCTACGACCGCGACGACACGTTCCGTCGACGCCAGGCCGACAACTGGGAGATGGGGCGGATCGCCGTCGGCGTTCTCATGGGGATGATGGTGATGTTCCAGTACATCGTCATCATCTACCCTACCTACTTCGGCGGGCTGTTCTACGACGAGCGGACGACGGAGTTCTTCACGCAGGCGCTCTCGAGTGCGATCGCGACCCCGTTTTACATCGGTATCGGCGTGCTGACCACCATCGTCCTGGCTGTGACCGGGAAACCGATCCTCCAGGGCGCGTACGTCAGCGTGCGGACGCGCTCGCCGAACATGGACCTGCTCGTCACCATCGCGGCCGGCAGCGCGTGGCTCTACAGCACGCTCTCGATCATCGTCGGCGGCGATCACATCTACTACGACGTCACCGTCGCCATCATCGTCATCGTCACCGTCGGCAGCTACTACGAGTCCTCGCTGAAACGGGCCGCCACCGAGCGGCTCTCCGATCTCACCACGGTCCAGGTCGACGAAGCGCGCCGCCTCCTCGAGGGCGGTGACACCGAAGACGTCTCCGTCGAGGAACTGGCGCCGGGCGACCGACTGCTCGTCCGCGCGGGCGAACGAATCCCGATCGACGGCAGGATCGTCGACGGCGAGGCGGCGATCGACGAGGCCGTCGTCACCGGCGAGTCACTTCCCACCACGAAATCGGCTGGCGACGACGTCGTCGGCGGCTCGTTGGTCTCCGACGGGGCGATCACCGTCCGCGTCAGCACCGACGCGACGAGCACCCTCGACCGGATCACCGAACTCGTCTGGGACTTCCAGAGCGGTGCCCACGGCATCCAGAAGCTCGCGGACCGCCTGGCGACGATCTTCGTCCCGCTGGTGCTCGTGCTCGCGACCGTCGTCACCGCGCTCTACCTCGTCTTCGGCGCGAGCCTCTCTGTGGCGCTACTGGTCGGACTGACCGTCCTGATCGTCTCCTGTCCCTGCGCGCTCGGACTGGCGACGCCGCTCGCGGTCGCGGCGGGGATTCGAGACGCCCTCGAGCGCTCGATCGTCGTCTTCGACGACAGCGTCTTCGAACGCATCCGCACCGCCGACACCGTCGTCTTCGACAAGACGGGGACGCTGACGACGGGCGATATGGCCGTCGTCGACGCCGACCTCGACGCCGACTTACTCGAGAAAGCGGCGGTGCTCGAAGGGCGCTCTGCACACCCGATCGGGACGGCGATCGCCGCCGAGGGACGAACCGACGGGGACGAAAGCGCGGCGGTTACCGACGGCGGCGAGGGCGCGCTCGCGGACCCCGACTCCGCCGCCGGCGACGACCGGATCGAGCGGTTCGAGAGCCACCGAAACGGCGTCTCGGGCGTCGTCGACGGCCTCGAGCTCCTCGTCGGCCACCCGAACCTCTTCGACGACCGCGGCTGGACGGTTCCGGTCGAGATCAGCCGCCGGGTCCACGCCGAGCGCGACGCCGGTCAGGTACCGGTCGTCGTCGGCGCGGACGGAGCCGCCGCGGGCGTCGTCGTCGTCGGCGACCGGCTTCGCGACGGCTGGGACGAGACGCTGTCGGCGATCTCGGAGTCCGGAACCGAGGTGATCGTCCTCACCGGGGACGACGCTCGAGCGACGACGAAGATCCGCGAGCACCCGTCGGTCGACCGCGTCTTCGCCGGCGTACCGCCGGAGGGGAAAGCCGAAACCGTCGAGCGACTCAAGCGGACGGGCCAGACGATCATGGTCGGCGACGGCACCAACGACGCCCCCGCGCTGGCCGCCGCCGACCTCGGGATCGCACTCGGCGGCGGGACCGCGATGGCCGTCGACGCCGCGGACGTCGCCCTGGTCGACGACGACCTCGGCTCCGTCGCGACCGTCTTCGAGCTCGCGCGGGCGACCGACCGGCGCATCAAGACCAACATCGGCTGGGCGTTCTGCTACAACGGCATCGCGATCCCCCTGGCGATCACCGGCCTGCTCAACCCGCTGTTCGCCGCGCTTGCGATGGGCGCCAGCAGCATTCTGGTCGTGACCAACTCCTCGAGGGCCCTGCTCGACGAGTAA
- a CDS encoding sulfite exporter TauE/SafE family protein has protein sequence MALSTFFGVDVLLFLLIGLLGGAHCIGMCGPLVTVYAERMGSSQSGTPAGGGRDAHLTLYEVRQHTLFNLGRTISYALLGGIFGAIGGLLFVTTASLTPVLEAVRGGVGLVVGGLVIATGAYYLAGRTGAEVRLPGLQRLTTWLAARIDRLVNSPGIMGLGAIHGLFPCPILYPAFLYAFATGSPAGGAIALGALGLGTIPAVFAYGTVIDAVDAVHRRRVHRLLGAVFIVLGYVLFAHGLMSLGIHLPHPELPFYDGIDAPGAHDHH, from the coding sequence ATGGCACTGAGCACGTTCTTCGGCGTCGACGTCCTGTTGTTCCTGCTGATCGGGCTCCTCGGCGGGGCCCACTGCATCGGGATGTGTGGCCCCCTCGTCACGGTGTACGCCGAGCGCATGGGCTCGAGTCAGTCGGGTACGCCGGCCGGCGGGGGTCGCGACGCCCACCTGACGCTGTACGAGGTCCGCCAGCACACGCTGTTCAACCTTGGCCGGACGATCAGCTACGCGCTGCTGGGCGGAATCTTCGGCGCCATCGGCGGGCTGCTCTTCGTCACCACGGCGTCGTTGACGCCCGTTCTCGAGGCGGTTCGCGGCGGCGTCGGGCTGGTCGTGGGCGGGCTGGTCATCGCGACCGGCGCCTACTACCTGGCGGGGCGGACCGGCGCGGAGGTCCGCCTGCCCGGCCTCCAGCGTCTGACGACCTGGCTCGCGGCCCGCATCGACCGCCTCGTGAACAGCCCCGGAATCATGGGTCTGGGAGCGATCCACGGGCTGTTCCCCTGCCCGATCCTGTACCCGGCGTTTCTGTACGCGTTCGCGACGGGGTCGCCCGCGGGCGGTGCGATCGCCCTCGGCGCGCTCGGCCTCGGAACGATCCCCGCCGTGTTCGCCTACGGAACCGTCATCGACGCCGTCGACGCGGTTCACCGCCGGCGCGTTCACCGGCTCCTGGGCGCGGTGTTCATCGTCCTGGGCTACGTGCTGTTCGCACACGGGCTGATGAGTCTCGGAATCCACCTTCCACACCCCGAGCTCCCGTTCTACGACGGCATCGACGCACCGGGGGCACACGATCACCACTGA
- a CDS encoding S9 family peptidase, producing MARDVRRYLSARGTREPTLAPDGTLAYLADTTGTMQVWTLERPGEWPTQHTVYDERVSVVSWSPAGDALAFGKDAGADEHDQLFRLDLADGTIARLTDRPDAIHSWGGWSPGGERIAFSANRRDPASFDVYVMDAAGGDPSLVCEGDGRIAVAAWDSSGDRLALTTAHASADVDLCVVDVDSGDRRRVTSHERAARYGFPTFGPDGDALYCTSDVHGDTMELVRIDIETRAVDPVRITGDEGPAGSRDAPADWSVDGFALDSTTGRLAYTRNVDGYSTLLVGRLTGPTEIEAEPVEVPRGVVSDLTIGPDGERAAMTVSSTNLNYSVYVVDLTAVDADEGPTADRWTVPSSGGVSLERYHVPELVGYETFDGRTIPAFFSLPTDTADGERVPVIVDIHGGPHAQRRPSWRNRPIRQYFLDSGYALFEPNVRGSSGYGAEYAALDDVEKRMDSVRDVASGVEWLRDHPSVDPDRIVAYGRSYGGFMVLACITEYPELWAAAVDFVGIADWITFLENTGDYRRSHREAEYGSLETDRAFLESISPIHEADRIECPLFVQHGANDPRVPVGEAEQIAAAVEEQGVPVETCIFDDEGHHTTKLENRIEQFERIAAFLDEHV from the coding sequence ATGGCACGGGACGTACGGCGCTATCTGAGCGCCCGCGGAACGCGCGAACCGACGCTCGCGCCCGACGGAACGCTGGCGTATCTGGCGGATACGACGGGAACGATGCAGGTCTGGACGCTCGAGCGACCCGGCGAGTGGCCGACCCAGCACACCGTCTACGACGAGCGCGTCTCGGTCGTCTCCTGGTCGCCCGCGGGCGACGCCCTCGCGTTCGGGAAGGACGCCGGAGCCGACGAACACGACCAGCTATTCCGTCTCGACCTCGCGGATGGGACGATCGCTCGGCTCACCGATCGCCCCGATGCGATTCACTCCTGGGGCGGGTGGAGCCCCGGCGGCGAGCGGATCGCGTTCTCGGCAAACCGCCGCGATCCGGCGAGCTTCGACGTGTACGTCATGGACGCTGCAGGCGGCGATCCGTCGCTGGTCTGTGAAGGGGACGGCAGAATCGCCGTCGCCGCCTGGGATTCCTCGGGTGATCGACTCGCGCTCACGACGGCCCACGCGAGTGCCGACGTCGACCTCTGCGTCGTCGACGTCGACTCCGGTGACCGGCGACGCGTTACGTCACACGAGCGAGCGGCTCGCTACGGCTTTCCGACCTTTGGCCCGGACGGCGACGCCCTGTACTGTACGAGCGACGTCCACGGCGACACGATGGAACTCGTCCGGATCGATATCGAGACCCGCGCCGTCGATCCGGTTCGCATCACCGGCGACGAGGGCCCAGCCGGCAGCAGGGACGCGCCCGCGGACTGGAGCGTCGACGGCTTCGCGCTCGACTCGACAACGGGACGGCTTGCGTACACGCGAAACGTCGACGGCTACTCCACCCTCCTCGTCGGTCGGCTCACCGGTCCGACCGAGATCGAGGCCGAACCGGTCGAGGTCCCGCGCGGGGTCGTCTCCGACCTGACGATCGGTCCCGACGGCGAGCGTGCGGCGATGACCGTCTCGTCGACGAACCTGAACTACTCCGTCTACGTCGTCGACCTGACGGCCGTCGACGCCGACGAGGGGCCGACGGCCGACCGCTGGACGGTTCCCTCCTCGGGCGGCGTGTCGCTCGAGCGCTACCACGTTCCCGAACTGGTCGGGTACGAGACGTTCGACGGACGGACGATCCCGGCGTTTTTCTCCCTTCCGACGGATACCGCGGACGGCGAGCGGGTTCCCGTGATCGTGGACATCCACGGCGGCCCCCACGCCCAGCGGCGCCCCTCCTGGCGAAACCGTCCTATCCGCCAGTACTTCCTCGATTCCGGCTACGCGCTGTTCGAACCCAACGTCCGCGGTTCGTCGGGGTACGGCGCCGAATACGCGGCTCTCGACGACGTCGAAAAGCGTATGGATTCGGTGCGAGACGTCGCTTCCGGCGTCGAGTGGCTCCGGGACCATCCGTCGGTCGACCCCGACCGGATCGTCGCCTACGGGCGGTCTTACGGCGGGTTCATGGTACTCGCCTGTATCACCGAGTACCCCGAGCTGTGGGCGGCGGCCGTCGATTTCGTCGGCATCGCCGACTGGATCACGTTCCTCGAGAACACCGGCGACTACCGCCGCTCACACCGGGAGGCCGAGTACGGCTCCCTCGAGACGGATCGGGCGTTCCTCGAGTCGATCTCGCCGATCCACGAGGCCGATCGAATCGAGTGTCCGTTGTTCGTTCAACACGGCGCGAACGACCCCCGCGTCCCGGTCGGCGAGGCCGAACAGATCGCCGCGGCCGTCGAGGAACAGGGCGTTCCCGTCGAAACGTGCATCTTCGACGACGAGGGTCACCACACGACCAAACTCGAGAACCGAATCGAGCAGTTCGAGCGGATCGCCGCGTTCCTCGACGAACACGTCTGA
- a CDS encoding PadR family transcriptional regulator, whose translation MFDLTGFQRDLLYVTAGLEEPHGLAIQEELEDYYGKAIHHGRLYPNLDTLVEKGLIDKGVKDKRTNIYSVTRRGRRELEDRREWEDRYVDDL comes from the coding sequence ATGTTCGACCTGACCGGATTCCAGCGCGACCTGTTGTACGTAACCGCGGGCCTCGAGGAACCGCACGGCCTCGCGATCCAGGAGGAACTCGAGGACTACTACGGGAAGGCGATTCACCACGGTCGCCTCTACCCCAACCTCGATACCCTCGTCGAGAAGGGGCTCATCGACAAGGGCGTAAAGGACAAGCGGACGAACATCTACAGCGTCACCCGCCGCGGACGGCGCGAGCTCGAGGACCGACGCGAGTGGGAAGATCGGTACGTCGACGACCTGTAG
- a CDS encoding DUF3267 domain-containing protein: MSESAVSRVDTTEPSETPPEPEGYAAPSEFSYPTVVLVVGAGLLGVASTVALVVLLSAVHGPEAFASVYEMTTDGDTMTFAMDLTAIIVPFVVALVVTTVVHEALHGAAFAHYGYDVSYGVIPSMGAFYTAVFGQFQKREELLRVGLAPLVVITAVCVPLLAVPVPVVAITAAFVLILNTSGAIGDLYATWRLARMPPGTLMYDVDIRHSYVYEPLE; the protein is encoded by the coding sequence ATGTCCGAAAGCGCCGTCTCGAGGGTCGACACGACGGAACCGTCCGAAACGCCCCCGGAGCCGGAGGGGTACGCTGCGCCCTCCGAGTTCTCGTACCCGACGGTCGTACTGGTGGTCGGTGCGGGCCTGTTGGGCGTCGCGTCGACGGTCGCGTTGGTCGTACTCCTCTCGGCGGTTCACGGCCCGGAAGCGTTCGCGAGCGTGTACGAAATGACCACCGACGGGGACACGATGACGTTCGCGATGGATCTGACTGCGATCATCGTCCCCTTTGTCGTCGCGCTGGTCGTGACGACGGTCGTCCACGAGGCGCTCCACGGCGCGGCGTTCGCTCACTACGGCTACGACGTGAGCTACGGCGTCATCCCGTCGATGGGGGCGTTCTACACCGCCGTCTTCGGTCAGTTCCAGAAGCGCGAAGAACTACTCCGCGTCGGCCTCGCACCGCTCGTCGTCATCACGGCCGTCTGCGTTCCGCTACTGGCCGTCCCGGTTCCGGTCGTCGCGATCACGGCGGCGTTCGTACTGATTCTGAACACCTCGGGTGCGATCGGCGACCTGTACGCGACGTGGCGGCTCGCCCGTATGCCGCCGGGGACGCTCATGTACGACGTCGACATCCGCCACTCGTACGTGTACGAACCCCTCGAGTAG
- a CDS encoding SHOCT domain-containing protein, whose product MSTEDAVVRTVLIVVAVILLLPLLMMLFMLPMLGVFGWGHMWNGGTPNGMGGWWLLLVLWLLTLAVLLGGGYALYRSSAGRPDREGDPALEELRLAYARGDLSDEEFDERRARLERDR is encoded by the coding sequence ATGTCCACGGAAGACGCGGTCGTTCGAACGGTCTTGATCGTCGTCGCCGTAATCCTGCTCCTTCCGCTCCTGATGATGCTGTTCATGCTGCCGATGCTGGGGGTGTTCGGATGGGGGCACATGTGGAACGGGGGGACGCCCAACGGAATGGGTGGGTGGTGGCTACTGCTGGTACTCTGGCTGCTTACGCTCGCGGTGCTTCTGGGCGGAGGGTACGCCCTGTATCGCTCGAGTGCCGGTCGACCTGATCGGGAAGGGGATCCGGCGCTCGAGGAGTTGCGGCTCGCGTACGCCCGCGGCGACCTTTCGGACGAGGAGTTCGACGAACGACGGGCCAGACTCGAACGGGACCGATGA